One Sinorhizobium mexicanum genomic region harbors:
- a CDS encoding ActS/PrrB/RegB family redox-sensitive histidine kinase: MALDYNDMNSNRSLRLQTLVRLRWLAVGGQSLAVIITALWLQFPLPLAPSSALIASLALLNTFLTIRFPPTHRLTPPAAFALLGLDLAQLTALLFITGGLANPFAPLLCVPVIISSASQPKPHSIVLAGFAVIGVTALAFSPFPLPWYPGTVLLIPRVLTAGIWFAIVSMTAFAAFYTYRVSLEASELSEALTATELVLQREKHLSQLDGLAAAAAHELGTPLATISVVAKEMERELGDDPRFGEDVHLLRSQSERCRDILKRLTTLSSESEEHMRLLPLSSLIEEVMAPHREFGIEIELKEKGDRASEPVGIRNAGILYGLGNLLENAVDYARKKVTVTAEHTAERVKVTIEDDGDGFSPDILMRIGEPYVTKRQKDDSAGGLGLGLFIAKTLLERSGARLRFENGSSGARVSVEWPRALMDTKLAK, encoded by the coding sequence ATGGCACTCGACTACAATGACATGAACAGCAATCGCAGCCTCAGACTCCAGACGCTCGTTCGCCTGCGCTGGCTTGCCGTCGGCGGCCAGTCGCTCGCAGTCATCATTACAGCGTTGTGGCTGCAGTTTCCCTTGCCGCTCGCTCCGTCTTCGGCGCTGATTGCGAGCCTGGCGCTGTTGAATACCTTTCTCACGATCCGCTTTCCGCCGACGCACCGGTTGACGCCGCCGGCCGCCTTCGCGCTCCTCGGCCTCGATCTCGCCCAGTTGACCGCACTGCTCTTCATCACCGGCGGCCTCGCCAATCCCTTCGCGCCGTTGCTGTGCGTCCCGGTGATCATTTCCTCGGCCTCGCAGCCGAAGCCGCACAGTATCGTGTTGGCGGGCTTTGCGGTCATCGGCGTTACCGCGCTTGCCTTCTCGCCCTTCCCGCTGCCCTGGTATCCGGGAACCGTCCTTCTGATCCCGCGGGTACTGACGGCAGGTATCTGGTTTGCTATCGTCTCGATGACGGCGTTTGCCGCCTTCTACACCTACCGGGTTTCACTGGAGGCGAGCGAGCTCTCAGAAGCGCTGACTGCAACGGAGCTTGTGCTCCAGCGCGAAAAGCACCTGTCGCAGCTCGACGGTCTCGCCGCGGCCGCCGCGCACGAACTCGGAACGCCGCTCGCCACCATCAGTGTCGTCGCCAAGGAGATGGAGCGCGAACTCGGCGACGACCCCCGCTTCGGCGAGGACGTTCACCTCCTGCGCAGCCAGAGCGAACGCTGCCGCGATATCCTGAAGCGGCTGACCACCCTTTCGTCCGAGAGCGAGGAACATATGCGGCTCCTGCCACTTTCCTCGCTGATCGAGGAAGTTATGGCGCCGCACCGTGAATTCGGGATCGAGATCGAGCTTAAGGAAAAAGGCGATCGCGCCTCGGAACCGGTCGGCATCCGCAATGCAGGCATCCTCTACGGGCTCGGCAATCTGCTCGAAAACGCGGTGGACTATGCCCGCAAGAAAGTGACCGTCACCGCGGAGCACACGGCCGAACGCGTGAAGGTGACGATCGAGGATGATGGCGATGGTTTCTCGCCGGATATCCTCATGCGCATCGGCGAGCCTTACGTCACCAAACGGCAGAAGGACGACAGCGCCGGCGGCCTTGGTCTCGGCCTCTTCATCGCCAAGACCTTGCTGGAGCGCTCAGGGGCGCGGCTGCGCTTCGAAAACGGCAGCTCGGGTGCGCGTGTCAGCGTCGAATGGCCGCGCGCGCTGATGGATACGAAACTGGCGAAATGA
- the hrpB gene encoding ATP-dependent helicase HrpB: MRDLPPLPVRDILPRMGEALKEAASVVLSAPPGAGKTTLVPLFLLDQTWLKGGKVILLEPRRLAARAAAGRMAELLGEKVGETVGYRMRLDNRISARTRIEVVTEGVFSRMILDDPELSGVSAVLFDEFHERSLDADFGLALALDVQSALRDDLKIVVMSATLDVGRVARLLGDAPVIESQGRSFPINIRYEERSAGESAEDAVTRAIVEAHRSEAGSILAFLPGQAEITRTAERLAGRFDQSTAIVPLYGNLSQKEQDAAIRPAPAGTRKIVLATSIAETSITIDGVRIVVDSGLQRLPVFEASTGITRLETVRVSRASADQRAGRAGRTEPGIAIRLWHPGQTAALAAFTPPQILASDLSGLLLDLAHWGVADPSSLAFIDPPPETTLREARSLLIELGALDANGTLTPRGRRIRDLALPVRLAAMAVSAAEEGQAQEACLLAVMLTEQGLGGSSLDLEERLRRFRADRGDRADAARGLARRMATDLKAQKSNGESALPGPLLMHAFPDRIALQRGGRGRFVMANGRGAEVPETERLAAAGMLVIADITGRAGAQRVLAAAEITRADVEAHMPEAIRREEQIFFDRASRQVRARRVTRLGAIIFEETPLSRPGGEAAARALADGVRQLGLAVLPFSKEAAQLRDRIGFLHRSIGEPWPDISDQALLSRLDDWFVPFQHGAGSIDGIKAHDLAEGLLSLVPYDLQRDLGKLAPTHFEAPTGHRHPIHYDGDEPLLSIRVQELFGLRVHPAIGNGRLPLLLELISPGHRPIQTTRDLPGFWAGSWRDVRAEMRGRYPKHPWPEDPANATPTTRAKPRGT; the protein is encoded by the coding sequence ATGCGCGATCTTCCGCCACTGCCGGTTCGTGACATTCTTCCCCGTATGGGCGAAGCGCTCAAAGAGGCGGCGTCCGTCGTGCTCTCGGCGCCGCCCGGCGCCGGCAAGACGACGCTTGTGCCGCTCTTCCTTCTGGACCAGACCTGGCTCAAGGGTGGCAAGGTGATCCTGCTGGAGCCACGCAGGCTCGCCGCCCGTGCAGCCGCGGGACGAATGGCCGAACTGCTCGGGGAAAAGGTCGGCGAGACCGTCGGCTATCGCATGCGGCTCGACAACAGGATATCGGCGCGGACGCGGATCGAGGTGGTGACCGAAGGCGTCTTCAGCCGGATGATCCTCGACGATCCGGAACTCTCCGGCGTTTCCGCCGTGCTCTTCGATGAATTCCACGAGCGCTCGCTCGACGCCGATTTCGGCCTGGCGCTGGCGCTCGACGTGCAATCGGCTTTGCGCGACGACCTGAAGATCGTCGTCATGTCGGCAACGCTCGACGTCGGGCGGGTCGCCAGGCTGCTCGGCGATGCTCCGGTCATCGAAAGCCAGGGCCGCAGCTTTCCGATCAATATTCGCTACGAGGAGAGGAGCGCCGGCGAGAGCGCCGAGGACGCGGTCACGCGCGCGATCGTGGAGGCGCACCGATCCGAAGCGGGCTCGATCCTCGCCTTTCTCCCGGGGCAGGCGGAAATCACCCGCACCGCTGAGCGTCTCGCCGGGCGGTTCGACCAGTCGACTGCGATCGTGCCGCTCTACGGCAATCTGAGCCAGAAGGAGCAGGACGCGGCGATCCGTCCGGCACCGGCCGGCACGCGCAAGATCGTGCTTGCGACGTCGATCGCCGAAACTTCGATCACCATCGACGGCGTGCGCATTGTCGTCGACAGCGGTCTGCAACGGCTGCCGGTGTTCGAAGCCTCGACAGGGATCACGCGGCTCGAGACTGTGCGCGTATCACGGGCATCCGCCGATCAGCGCGCCGGGCGCGCCGGACGAACGGAGCCTGGAATCGCGATACGTCTGTGGCACCCGGGCCAGACTGCGGCCCTTGCGGCCTTCACACCGCCGCAGATCCTTGCGAGCGACCTTTCGGGTCTGCTGCTTGATCTCGCCCATTGGGGCGTTGCCGATCCATCCTCGCTCGCGTTCATCGACCCCCCGCCGGAGACGACGCTGCGCGAGGCGCGAAGCCTGCTGATCGAACTTGGAGCGCTCGATGCCAACGGCACGCTGACGCCGCGCGGGCGGAGGATTCGCGATCTCGCCTTGCCCGTCCGGTTGGCGGCAATGGCGGTCTCCGCGGCCGAAGAGGGCCAGGCGCAGGAAGCCTGCCTGCTGGCGGTGATGCTGACGGAGCAGGGCCTTGGCGGCAGCAGTCTCGATCTCGAGGAGCGGCTGCGCCGGTTCCGGGCGGACCGCGGCGATCGTGCCGACGCCGCACGGGGTCTGGCAAGACGCATGGCGACCGACCTGAAGGCACAGAAGAGCAATGGCGAAAGCGCCCTGCCGGGTCCATTGCTGATGCACGCCTTTCCCGACCGGATCGCACTCCAGCGTGGCGGCCGCGGGCGCTTCGTCATGGCGAACGGACGCGGCGCCGAGGTGCCCGAAACCGAGCGGCTTGCCGCCGCGGGGATGCTGGTCATCGCCGACATCACCGGAAGAGCGGGTGCGCAGCGCGTATTGGCAGCCGCGGAAATCACCAGGGCGGACGTCGAGGCACATATGCCGGAAGCCATCCGGCGCGAGGAGCAGATCTTCTTCGATCGGGCGAGCCGCCAGGTGCGCGCCCGCCGCGTCACTCGGCTCGGCGCCATCATCTTCGAGGAAACGCCGCTTTCACGCCCGGGCGGAGAAGCGGCCGCTCGCGCGCTCGCCGACGGCGTTCGGCAATTGGGGCTTGCAGTCCTGCCTTTCTCGAAGGAAGCGGCGCAGTTGCGCGACCGCATCGGCTTTCTCCACAGGTCAATCGGCGAACCCTGGCCGGACATCTCGGACCAGGCATTGCTGTCGCGCCTCGACGACTGGTTCGTGCCGTTTCAGCATGGCGCCGGCAGTATCGACGGGATCAAGGCCCATGATCTCGCCGAAGGTCTGCTTTCGCTCGTTCCTTACGATCTCCAGCGCGATCTCGGTAAGCTCGCCCCGACGCATTTCGAAGCGCCGACGGGACACCGCCATCCCATCCATTACGATGGCGACGAGCCCTTGCTTTCGATCCGCGTGCAGGAGCTTTTCGGCCTGAGGGTGCATCCGGCGATCGGCAACGGTCGGCTGCCGCTGCTCCTGGAACTGATCTCGCCCGGCCACCGCCCGATCCAGACGACACGCGACCTGCCGGGCTTCTGGGCCGGATCGTGGCGGGACGTAAGAGCCGAGATGCGCGGGCGTTATCCGAAGCATCCCTGGCCGGAGGACCCGGCGAACGCGACGCCGACGACACGCGCCAAGCCGCGTGGTACATGA
- a CDS encoding ATP-binding cassette domain-containing protein, giving the protein MQAVDDPMPLTLADVTIRLSGRTLLSVSATAMPGEVLTVMGPSGSGKSTLLAFAGGFLDPAFRVTGRILIGDRDLTDVPANERHAGILFQDPLLFPHLSVGGNIVFAIPQAVKGHKMRRQIAEQALEQVGLAGFFDRDPETLSGGQKARVALQRTLVSAPHYLLLDEPFSKLDAALRQQTRALVFSKAKAAGVPIILVTHDGADAEAAGGRVIEVGTEAEA; this is encoded by the coding sequence ATGCAGGCAGTTGACGACCCGATGCCGCTTACGCTGGCGGATGTGACGATTCGGCTCTCGGGGCGAACGTTGCTGTCCGTGTCGGCGACGGCAATGCCCGGCGAGGTTCTGACCGTCATGGGCCCGTCCGGCTCCGGCAAGTCGACACTGCTCGCTTTTGCCGGCGGTTTTCTCGATCCGGCCTTCCGCGTCACCGGTCGAATTCTGATCGGCGACAGAGACCTGACCGATGTCCCGGCAAACGAACGCCACGCCGGCATCCTGTTTCAGGATCCCCTGCTTTTCCCCCATCTCTCGGTCGGCGGCAACATCGTGTTCGCGATACCGCAGGCGGTGAAAGGACATAAAATGAGACGACAGATCGCCGAGCAGGCACTCGAACAGGTCGGGCTTGCCGGCTTCTTCGATCGCGATCCGGAAACGCTTTCCGGCGGCCAGAAGGCACGCGTGGCGCTGCAGCGGACGCTCGTGTCGGCGCCGCACTACCTCCTGCTCGACGAACCTTTTTCGAAACTCGATGCGGCACTCAGGCAGCAGACGCGCGCGCTGGTCTTCTCCAAAGCGAAAGCCGCGGGTGTGCCGATCATCCTCGTTACCCATGACGGCGCGGACGCTGAGGCGGCCGGCGGCAGAGTAATCGAGGTCGGGACCGAGGCGGAGGCCTGA
- a CDS encoding ABC transporter permease: MGQRTKDRGITYSPSGNGLLVIILGLPVLAGVAGTILPAFGYLPALGGLQPTAAHLAELAGQPHILRSVLVALAAGLITTFAAVAIVGTFIAGFAGTPIFARVHHLVSPLLAVPHAAAAFALAFLIAPSGLLVRLVSPELTGFTRPPDWLLPNDPLALSMIAGLVTKEVPFLFLVTLAGLPQLPLRRARQLMAALGYGRLSGFLISLWPTLYRQIRLPVFAVLVYSVSVVDVAMILGPQLPATLPVRIAHWAADHDLKMRFLASAGALLQLFVVFAATAIWLALERIGKFALTFMTLAGTRLRRDQLLRATSGLAMAGCGVVIFSGLGALFIWSVAGLWPFPKTLPGAITAKIWLRVLPQITGPLLTTVGLALSASALALVIAVALLHRDGQGGNGASYKLLYLPLIVPEISFVFGLQILAISIGFTPAFPSVLAVHLLFVLPYVLLSLSAPWRELDPRFERIAAGLGKSPLRVLLTIRLPLLFRACLTAFAVGFSVSVSLYLPTVLVGAGRLTTVTTEAVALSAGGDRRVIGVYALVQAALPFLAFLVASLGPQLLFRNRRAMRI; encoded by the coding sequence ATGGGGCAGCGAACTAAAGACCGAGGGATCACCTACTCGCCCAGCGGCAACGGCCTTCTTGTCATCATCCTTGGACTGCCGGTCCTCGCGGGGGTCGCCGGAACGATCCTGCCGGCATTCGGCTACCTGCCGGCTCTCGGCGGTCTTCAACCCACGGCGGCGCATCTCGCCGAGCTTGCCGGCCAACCTCACATCCTTCGTTCCGTCCTCGTCGCCCTGGCGGCGGGGCTGATCACCACCTTTGCGGCGGTCGCAATCGTCGGAACGTTCATTGCTGGCTTTGCCGGAACGCCGATTTTTGCCCGCGTCCACCATCTGGTTTCGCCGCTGCTCGCCGTTCCACACGCCGCGGCGGCCTTTGCTCTTGCTTTCCTCATCGCGCCTTCCGGGTTGCTTGTCCGGCTGGTCTCGCCTGAGCTGACCGGCTTCACGCGGCCGCCGGACTGGCTTCTGCCGAATGACCCCCTCGCGCTCTCGATGATCGCGGGGCTCGTCACCAAGGAAGTGCCGTTCCTCTTCCTGGTGACGCTCGCTGGCTTGCCGCAACTTCCGCTGCGCAGGGCACGGCAGCTGATGGCAGCGCTTGGCTACGGACGTTTGTCCGGCTTTCTGATCAGCCTCTGGCCGACGCTCTACAGGCAGATCCGGCTGCCGGTCTTCGCCGTGCTCGTCTATTCGGTCTCCGTTGTCGATGTCGCGATGATCCTTGGTCCGCAACTGCCGGCGACGCTGCCTGTGCGCATTGCCCATTGGGCGGCGGATCACGATCTCAAGATGCGGTTCCTTGCCTCAGCAGGAGCGTTGCTGCAGCTCTTCGTTGTCTTTGCGGCAACGGCAATCTGGCTCGCGCTCGAACGGATCGGAAAGTTCGCGCTGACCTTCATGACCCTTGCAGGCACCCGGCTCCGGAGGGACCAGCTGCTTCGCGCAACGTCAGGGCTGGCCATGGCTGGCTGCGGCGTCGTCATATTTTCGGGACTGGGCGCCCTCTTCATCTGGTCCGTCGCCGGTCTCTGGCCGTTTCCAAAAACACTGCCGGGAGCGATTACGGCCAAGATCTGGCTGCGCGTGCTGCCGCAGATCACCGGGCCGCTTCTGACGACCGTGGGACTGGCGCTCTCCGCCTCGGCGCTGGCATTGGTCATCGCGGTCGCCCTGCTTCATCGAGACGGCCAGGGCGGCAACGGCGCAAGCTACAAGCTTCTCTATCTGCCGCTCATTGTGCCGGAGATCAGCTTTGTCTTCGGTTTGCAGATCCTCGCGATCTCGATCGGCTTCACGCCCGCTTTTCCAAGCGTCCTCGCCGTCCATCTGCTGTTCGTCCTGCCCTATGTCCTCCTGTCGCTATCGGCACCGTGGCGCGAACTCGATCCACGCTTCGAGCGGATAGCCGCCGGGCTCGGGAAATCGCCGCTGCGGGTGCTCCTGACGATCCGGCTGCCGCTCCTGTTTCGGGCCTGTCTCACCGCCTTTGCCGTCGGGTTTTCGGTGTCGGTAAGCCTTTACCTTCCGACAGTGCTGGTCGGGGCCGGCCGGCTGACCACCGTTACCACCGAGGCGGTCGCTCTTTCGGCGGGTGGCGACCGGCGCGTCATCGGCGTCTATGCGCTCGTTCAGGCGGCTCTCCCCTTTCTCGCATTTCTCGTTGCTTCGCTTGGCCCGCAGTTGCTATTCCGCAACCGTCGCGCAATGAGGATATGA
- a CDS encoding ABC transporter substrate-binding protein: MIGRARQFITAAILTLGLAGEAAAIDLNDWNSVVAEAKGQTVYFNAWGGAENINAYIRWAGDEMKARYGVTVVHVKLDDTAKAVATVVAEKSAGKDHDGAVDLVWINGENFAAMKREGLLFSPDWATKLPNWIYVDHETKPTVLTDFTIVTEGLESPWGGAKLVFFYDSARTPTSELPNSAADLLKWAEANPGRFSYPQPPDFTGSSFLKQVLTELIHDKTKLQMPVDEATFAADAAPLFAYLDKLTRLLWREGKAYPQNYPDMKQKFADGELDIIFAFNPAEASAAIANGELPGSVRSFVFSGGTLGNTHFVAIPYNASAKAGALLFANFLLSPEAQLHKQDPKIWGDPTVLSLAKLPAAERQAFEALDLGVATLGPDQLGPALAEPHPDWMTRIEAEWTRRYGAAN; the protein is encoded by the coding sequence ATGATCGGGCGGGCAAGACAGTTCATCACGGCCGCGATCCTAACCCTCGGTCTCGCCGGCGAGGCGGCCGCAATCGACCTCAACGACTGGAATTCGGTCGTCGCGGAAGCCAAGGGCCAGACTGTCTATTTCAACGCCTGGGGCGGAGCGGAAAACATCAACGCCTACATCAGATGGGCCGGTGACGAAATGAAGGCGCGTTATGGCGTTACCGTCGTCCATGTGAAGCTCGACGACACGGCAAAGGCGGTCGCGACCGTCGTCGCCGAAAAGTCCGCCGGAAAAGACCACGACGGCGCTGTCGATCTCGTCTGGATCAACGGCGAAAACTTTGCGGCGATGAAACGCGAAGGCCTGCTCTTCTCGCCCGATTGGGCGACGAAACTGCCGAACTGGATCTATGTCGATCACGAGACCAAACCGACGGTTCTCACCGATTTCACGATAGTGACCGAGGGGCTGGAAAGCCCGTGGGGTGGCGCCAAGCTCGTTTTCTTCTACGATTCGGCGCGGACCCCGACGAGCGAACTACCGAACTCGGCGGCTGACCTGCTCAAATGGGCCGAAGCCAATCCCGGCCGTTTCTCCTATCCGCAGCCACCGGACTTCACCGGCTCGTCGTTCCTCAAACAGGTGCTGACCGAGCTGATCCACGACAAAACCAAGCTGCAAATGCCGGTCGACGAAGCGACCTTTGCCGCGGATGCAGCGCCGCTCTTTGCCTATCTCGACAAGCTTACGCGGCTGCTCTGGCGCGAGGGCAAAGCCTATCCGCAGAACTACCCCGACATGAAGCAGAAGTTCGCCGACGGCGAGCTCGACATCATTTTCGCCTTCAATCCGGCGGAAGCGTCGGCTGCGATCGCGAATGGAGAACTGCCGGGCAGCGTGCGCTCCTTCGTCTTTTCGGGCGGCACGCTCGGCAATACGCATTTCGTCGCGATTCCCTACAATGCATCGGCGAAGGCCGGGGCGCTGCTCTTCGCCAATTTCCTGCTCTCGCCCGAGGCGCAGTTGCACAAGCAGGATCCGAAAATCTGGGGCGATCCGACCGTCCTGTCGCTGGCAAAACTGCCGGCCGCAGAGCGACAAGCCTTCGAAGCACTCGATCTCGGCGTCGCGACGCTCGGCCCCGACCAACTTGGACCTGCGCTCGCCGAGCCGCATCCGGACTGGATGACGCGAATCGAAGCAGAATGGACCCGGCGATATGGGGCAGCGAACTAA
- a CDS encoding ornithine cyclodeaminase family protein, whose protein sequence is MLVLDATQTRAALPWDGLLKALGDMFANGCVMPVRHHHDVAVPGEADATLLLMPAWQPGAYVGVKMVSVFPGNQARGLPAIHGSYLLSSGRTGELLAIVDGGELTARRTAAASALAARYLAREDASRMLMVGTGRLSANVIEAHASVRPICNVTIWGRDPKKAEATAKELSLKDIAVTIATNLEAAAREADIISCATLSSEPLVRGDWLKPGAHLDLIGAFKPTMRESDDRAAERSSIFVDTREGALSEGGDIVQPIRSGVITEDAVCADLFDLARGAHPGRRTAEEITLFKSVGAALEDLAGAVLAFEAQRETS, encoded by the coding sequence ATGCTGGTACTGGATGCGACGCAGACGCGCGCGGCTTTGCCATGGGACGGGCTTCTCAAAGCGCTCGGCGACATGTTCGCAAATGGATGCGTCATGCCTGTGCGCCATCATCACGATGTCGCGGTCCCGGGGGAGGCCGATGCGACGCTGCTCCTGATGCCCGCGTGGCAGCCGGGCGCCTATGTCGGCGTCAAGATGGTTTCGGTGTTCCCCGGCAACCAGGCCCGCGGACTGCCGGCTATCCATGGCAGCTATCTTCTTTCCTCCGGCAGGACCGGCGAATTGCTGGCGATCGTCGATGGCGGCGAGCTGACCGCACGGCGTACTGCCGCCGCCTCTGCGCTCGCCGCCCGCTATCTCGCACGCGAGGACGCGAGCCGGATGCTGATGGTCGGCACCGGCCGGCTGTCGGCGAATGTCATCGAGGCGCACGCATCCGTTCGCCCGATCTGCAATGTGACGATCTGGGGCCGCGATCCGAAAAAGGCGGAAGCGACGGCCAAGGAGCTCAGCCTCAAGGATATCGCGGTGACGATCGCGACCAATCTCGAAGCGGCGGCACGCGAGGCGGACATCATTTCCTGCGCTACCCTTTCGTCCGAACCGCTGGTCCGCGGCGATTGGCTGAAGCCGGGCGCGCATCTCGATCTGATCGGCGCCTTCAAGCCGACCATGCGCGAATCGGACGACCGCGCCGCCGAGCGCTCCAGCATCTTCGTCGACACGCGCGAAGGGGCGCTCAGCGAAGGCGGTGACATCGTCCAGCCGATCCGCTCGGGCGTGATCACCGAGGATGCGGTCTGCGCCGATCTCTTCGACCTTGCCCGCGGCGCACATCCCGGCCGCAGGACAGCCGAGGAAATCACGCTGTTCAAGTCGGTCGGAGCTGCATTGGAAGACCTGGCTGGCGCAGTGCTGGCCTTCGAAGCGCAGCGGGAGACGAGCTGA